A DNA window from Amycolatopsis sp. DSM 110486 contains the following coding sequences:
- a CDS encoding amino acid ABC transporter permease, protein MGDFLHSFFDIHQILAVLPSLLGEGLRNTLIIASLALVLGLVVGLLLAMLLISTRWWLRMPARVYVDVFRGLPAIVTVSLIGIGLPSAGVRLFGQSPMGYAILAVGLINAAYIAEIFRSGIQSVPPGQAEAGRSLGMSHLSTQLLVVVPQGIRNVLPALANQFIVAVKESSLVYLLGLAVGERELYFIAQQAQSISYNSSSFVAAGLVYIVFTVPLTHLVNWFDKRLREGRRPASGGGGGPAATPQPLVPVGATGFEAGA, encoded by the coding sequence ATGGGCGATTTCCTGCATTCCTTTTTCGATATCCACCAGATCCTCGCCGTGCTGCCCTCGCTGCTCGGGGAGGGCCTGCGCAACACGCTGATCATCGCGTCGCTCGCGCTGGTCCTCGGGCTGGTGGTGGGCCTGCTGCTGGCGATGCTGCTCATCTCCACGCGCTGGTGGCTGCGAATGCCGGCCCGCGTCTACGTCGACGTGTTCCGCGGCCTGCCCGCCATCGTCACGGTGAGCCTCATCGGCATCGGGCTGCCGTCGGCGGGCGTGCGCTTGTTCGGCCAGTCGCCGATGGGCTACGCGATCCTCGCGGTGGGCCTGATCAACGCGGCCTACATCGCGGAGATCTTCCGCTCGGGCATCCAGAGCGTGCCGCCCGGCCAGGCCGAGGCCGGCCGCAGCCTCGGGATGAGCCACCTGAGCACGCAGCTGCTCGTCGTGGTGCCCCAGGGCATCCGCAACGTGCTGCCGGCGCTGGCGAACCAGTTCATCGTGGCCGTGAAGGAGAGTTCGCTGGTGTACCTGCTCGGCCTGGCCGTCGGTGAGCGCGAGCTGTACTTCATCGCGCAGCAGGCGCAGTCCATTTCGTACAACTCGTCGTCGTTCGTGGCCGCGGGCCTGGTCTACATCGTGTTCACGGTGCCGCTGACGCACCTGGTGAACTGGTTCGACAAGCGGCTCCGCGAAGGCCGCCGTCCGGCGAGCGGCGGTGGCGGCGGCCCGGCCGCGACGCCGCAGCCGCTGGTCCCCGTCGGTGCCACCGGATTCGAAGCGGGAGCGTGA
- a CDS encoding amino acid ABC transporter ATP-binding protein, protein MNQVTTSPQAQDEAKADVPAIELVDICKSFGLVEVLKGVSATVARGETVCLIGASGSGKSTLLRCVNLLSPPTSGTIRLHGQTITDPKVDLNAVRSRTGMVFQHFNLFQHKSAVDNIALALRRVRKMSREEARERAMQQLDKVGLRALASARPSHLSGGQQQRVAIARSLAMEPDIMLFDEATSALDPELVKGVLDVMRDLATSSGMTMMVVTHEMNFAREVADRVLFVDSGVIAEEGPARQLLTDPQTPRLKSFLSQVL, encoded by the coding sequence GTGAACCAGGTAACGACTTCTCCGCAGGCGCAGGACGAGGCGAAGGCCGACGTCCCCGCGATCGAGCTGGTCGACATCTGCAAATCCTTCGGCCTCGTCGAGGTGCTCAAGGGCGTGTCGGCGACGGTCGCGCGCGGCGAGACCGTGTGCCTCATCGGCGCCTCGGGGTCGGGCAAGTCGACGCTGCTGCGGTGCGTGAACCTGCTGTCCCCGCCGACGTCGGGCACGATCCGGTTGCACGGGCAGACGATCACCGACCCGAAGGTGGACCTCAACGCCGTGCGCTCGCGCACCGGCATGGTGTTCCAGCACTTCAACCTGTTCCAGCACAAGAGCGCGGTGGACAACATCGCGCTCGCGCTGCGGCGCGTGCGCAAGATGTCGCGCGAGGAAGCGCGGGAACGCGCGATGCAGCAGCTGGACAAGGTCGGCTTGCGGGCGCTGGCGTCCGCACGGCCCTCGCACCTGTCCGGCGGGCAGCAGCAGCGCGTGGCCATCGCGCGCTCGCTCGCGATGGAGCCCGACATCATGCTGTTCGACGAGGCGACCTCGGCGCTCGACCCCGAGCTGGTGAAGGGCGTGCTCGACGTGATGCGCGACCTCGCGACGTCGTCCGGGATGACGATGATGGTGGTGACGCACGAGATGAACTTCGCCCGCGAGGTCGCCGACCGCGTGCTGTTCGTGGACAGCGGCGTGATCGCGGAGGAGGGGCCGGCCCGGCAGCTGCTGACCGACCCGCAGACGCCGCGGCTGAAGTCGTTCCTTTCGCAGGTCCTGTAA
- a CDS encoding serine hydrolase, whose translation MSNAFHDPALDPGPVHTLLQTMAERGMRVHSLLVHRHGRTVLDLWQWPHEPGLRHKVHSATKSFTSAAVGFAEAEGLLSLDDPVVGFFADRLGGEPSENLGRMRVRDLLTMCTGHARGLSGATTRLRRTGWVDEFLEEPVVELPGRNFTYSSTTSHVLSAIVQQVSGQPVDEYLRPRLFDPLGITDYTWERDPEGVSSGGNGLSLRPRDLLNFGVLHLQDGVWDGSRVLPAGWVQKASALHVRRAISGEWNGKELVPPAPDVVADEGYGYQFWTTEAGIYSASGIFGQECMVFPRHDGVVVITGAMGDGSYHDLPGMLRSAFTTAFESPAREQSEVDDLAAWVDRVQEPETVGAAVQRAGFTATYDFEPNEQGLVSLAVEVRDGSVHVVVEDELGRHPIDHGVGTWTRQDTGVSVWRLHHSYQDPTAAVLAAGQWWSADELHLTWHFLESPFVDRLDLAFDDTGVTVGHATNVNSGPTTLPPARGELRK comes from the coding sequence ATGAGCAACGCCTTCCACGACCCGGCGCTGGACCCGGGCCCGGTCCACACCCTGCTGCAGACGATGGCCGAGCGCGGGATGCGTGTGCACTCCCTGCTCGTGCACCGCCACGGGCGGACCGTGCTGGACCTGTGGCAGTGGCCGCACGAACCGGGCCTGCGGCACAAGGTGCACTCGGCCACGAAGAGCTTCACGTCCGCGGCCGTCGGTTTCGCCGAGGCCGAGGGCCTGCTCTCCCTCGACGACCCCGTCGTCGGCTTCTTCGCCGACCGGCTGGGCGGCGAGCCGAGCGAGAACCTCGGCCGGATGCGCGTGCGCGACCTGCTGACGATGTGCACGGGTCACGCGCGCGGGCTGTCGGGCGCCACCACGCGGCTGCGGCGCACGGGCTGGGTCGACGAGTTCCTCGAGGAGCCCGTGGTCGAGCTGCCGGGGCGCAACTTCACCTACAGCAGCACCACGAGCCACGTGCTGTCGGCGATCGTGCAGCAAGTCTCAGGTCAGCCGGTCGACGAGTACCTGCGGCCACGGCTGTTCGACCCGCTGGGGATCACGGACTACACGTGGGAACGGGACCCCGAGGGCGTTTCCAGCGGCGGCAACGGGCTTTCGCTGCGCCCGCGCGATCTGCTGAACTTCGGCGTGCTGCACCTGCAGGACGGCGTGTGGGACGGTTCCCGCGTGCTGCCGGCCGGCTGGGTGCAGAAGGCTTCGGCGCTGCACGTGCGCCGCGCGATCAGCGGGGAGTGGAACGGCAAGGAGCTCGTGCCGCCCGCGCCCGACGTCGTCGCCGACGAGGGGTACGGCTACCAGTTCTGGACGACCGAAGCCGGGATCTACAGCGCTTCGGGCATTTTCGGCCAGGAATGCATGGTCTTCCCCCGCCACGACGGCGTGGTCGTGATCACCGGCGCCATGGGCGACGGCAGCTACCACGACCTGCCGGGGATGTTGCGGTCCGCGTTCACCACGGCGTTCGAGAGCCCGGCTCGGGAACAGTCCGAAGTAGACGATCTGGCCGCGTGGGTGGACCGCGTGCAGGAGCCCGAAACCGTCGGCGCCGCGGTCCAGAGGGCCGGGTTCACGGCGACGTACGACTTCGAGCCCAACGAGCAGGGTCTCGTGTCGCTGGCGGTCGAGGTCCGCGACGGCTCGGTGCACGTCGTCGTCGAGGACGAGCTGGGCCGGCACCCGATCGACCACGGCGTGGGCACCTGGACGCGCCAGGACACCGGCGTCAGCGTGTGGCGCCTGCACCACTCCTACCAGGACCCGACGGCTGCCGTCCTCGCCGCCGGGCAGTGGTGGTCGGCCGACGAGCTGCACCTGACGTGGCACTTCCTGGAGTCACCGTTCGTCGACCGGCTCGACCTGGCCTTCGACGACACCGGCGTCACGGTCGGCCACGCCACGAACGTCAACTCCGGGCCGACGACGCTGCCGCCGGCGCGCGGCGAGCTTCGCAAGTAA
- a CDS encoding aminotransferase class III-fold pyridoxal phosphate-dependent enzyme: MTTATGIFAEPAPKFSTEGLHAVLGEHWALTDPVLKPLDSERDLNVLVDGRFVLKISNPAEQADVVDMETRALEHVHAADPELPVPETVATTAGEPVARPLDDAGRECLARLITLLPGSPLEGGPLDPDLAAQVGAVAARVSVALQGFFHPSAGRTLMWDIRRMPEVLTAAGIATGRLGELAQRVAPALAATATLPSGVQHADVTLTNVLASRASVTGVIDFGDMHHTAAVADLAVTLTSVLRFSGGDADRLWRLTDAVLRGYQRHRSLSPAEVAVLGELVIARLLTTLAVSATRRGPHADNHRYITQYDTNSEQALELLSALSVRELADRLARLAGTRDLTAAISPDSLPARRAQAMGGKLSPLFYRRPLEIVRGEGPWLYARDGARYLDAYNNVAVIGHTHPAVTQAVNLQLAQLNTHSRYLHAGIVELSERILATMPAPLDTVLFTTSGTEANELAWRLATEYTGAGAAVIAEHAYHGASKWMADLSSNEWPAGYRPAHVATFEAPRGPAPELTETVAAERIHRADETLRAAGERPALVLADSQFTSEGILDVPGEFVAGLVSGAHTAGALYLADEVQSGYGRSGPQLWRFLLAGVTPDLVTLGKPMGAGYPIGAVVTRREIADALAGSYEYFSTFAATPAAAAAGHAVLDVLGLTDLPARAAATGTFLREGLRALAAEEPLLGEVRGTGLLAGVDVLGSGASTSREVTRALLSELVGQGVLAGSTGPRGDVLKVRPPLVWEDTHVSQFLERLRRALAELRA; encoded by the coding sequence ATGACCACCGCCACCGGCATCTTCGCCGAGCCGGCTCCGAAGTTCTCCACCGAGGGCCTGCACGCCGTGCTCGGCGAGCACTGGGCGCTCACCGACCCGGTACTCAAGCCGCTCGACAGCGAACGCGATCTCAACGTGCTCGTCGACGGCCGGTTCGTGCTCAAGATCTCCAACCCCGCCGAACAGGCTGACGTCGTGGACATGGAGACCCGCGCGCTGGAGCACGTGCACGCAGCCGACCCGGAGCTCCCGGTGCCGGAGACGGTCGCGACCACGGCGGGCGAACCCGTCGCGCGCCCGCTTGACGACGCCGGACGCGAATGCCTCGCGCGGCTGATCACGCTGCTGCCCGGGTCACCGCTCGAAGGCGGACCGCTGGATCCCGACCTCGCCGCGCAGGTCGGCGCGGTGGCCGCGCGCGTTTCCGTGGCGCTGCAAGGGTTCTTCCACCCCTCGGCCGGGCGGACGCTGATGTGGGACATCCGGCGGATGCCGGAAGTCCTGACGGCGGCCGGGATCGCGACCGGGCGGCTGGGCGAGCTCGCCCAGCGCGTCGCCCCCGCGCTGGCGGCCACCGCCACGCTCCCGTCGGGTGTGCAGCACGCCGACGTGACCCTCACCAACGTGCTGGCCTCGCGTGCGAGCGTGACCGGCGTGATCGACTTCGGCGACATGCACCACACGGCCGCCGTCGCCGACCTCGCCGTGACGCTGACCTCCGTGCTGCGCTTCAGCGGCGGCGACGCGGATCGCCTGTGGCGCCTCACCGACGCGGTGCTGCGCGGCTACCAGCGGCACCGCTCGCTGTCGCCGGCGGAGGTGGCGGTGCTGGGCGAGCTGGTGATCGCGCGCCTGCTCACGACACTCGCGGTCTCGGCGACCCGGCGCGGGCCGCACGCGGACAACCACCGCTACATCACGCAGTACGACACCAACAGCGAGCAGGCGCTGGAGCTGCTGTCGGCGTTGTCCGTGCGGGAGCTCGCCGACCGGCTGGCGCGGCTGGCGGGCACGCGGGACCTCACGGCGGCGATCTCGCCGGACAGCCTTCCGGCGCGCCGCGCGCAGGCCATGGGCGGCAAGCTCTCCCCGCTGTTCTACCGGCGGCCGCTGGAAATCGTGCGCGGCGAAGGGCCGTGGCTCTACGCCCGCGACGGCGCGCGGTACCTCGACGCGTACAACAACGTCGCGGTCATCGGCCACACGCACCCCGCCGTGACGCAGGCGGTGAACCTGCAGCTGGCGCAGCTCAACACGCATTCGCGCTACCTGCACGCGGGGATCGTCGAGCTCTCCGAGCGCATCCTCGCGACCATGCCGGCACCGCTCGACACAGTCCTGTTCACCACGTCCGGCACCGAGGCCAACGAGCTGGCGTGGCGCCTGGCCACGGAGTACACCGGCGCGGGCGCGGCCGTAATCGCGGAGCACGCCTACCACGGGGCGTCGAAGTGGATGGCGGACCTGAGCTCGAACGAGTGGCCTGCGGGCTACCGGCCCGCCCACGTCGCGACGTTCGAAGCACCGCGCGGCCCGGCTCCCGAGCTGACGGAAACCGTTGCGGCCGAACGGATCCACCGGGCGGACGAGACCCTGCGCGCCGCCGGTGAGCGTCCGGCCCTCGTGCTCGCGGACTCGCAGTTCACCTCCGAAGGCATCCTCGACGTGCCCGGCGAGTTCGTGGCCGGCCTGGTCTCGGGCGCCCACACGGCGGGCGCGCTGTACCTCGCCGACGAGGTCCAGTCGGGCTACGGCCGCAGCGGCCCGCAGCTGTGGCGCTTCCTGCTCGCCGGCGTGACACCCGACCTCGTGACGCTGGGCAAGCCGATGGGCGCGGGCTACCCGATCGGCGCCGTCGTGACGCGGCGCGAGATCGCCGACGCGCTCGCCGGCAGCTACGAGTACTTCTCCACCTTCGCCGCCACTCCGGCGGCGGCCGCGGCCGGCCACGCGGTGCTCGACGTCCTCGGCCTCACCGACCTGCCCGCGCGCGCCGCCGCGACGGGCACGTTCCTGCGGGAGGGTCTGCGAGCGCTGGCCGCGGAGGAACCGCTGCTGGGCGAGGTCCGCGGCACCGGGCTGCTCGCGGGTGTCGACGTGCTCGGCTCGGGTGCCTCGACGTCTCGCGAAGTCACGCGCGCGCTCCTCTCGGAGCTGGTCGGGCAGGGCGTGCTCGCCGGGTCCACCGGCCCGCGCGGTGACGTGCTGAAGGTGCGGCCGCCGCTGGTGTGGGAGGACACGCACGTGAGCCAGTTCCTGGAGCGGCTGCGGCGTGCGCTGGCGGAACTCCGGGCCTGA
- a CDS encoding MBL fold metallo-hydrolase — protein MTDPAPVVEPLLLGYGLSSDQGSIGFCGVYLVQSPRRRILFDCGHAGRRRALHRALARHGLGVRDVDTLVLSHAHYDHVQNADLFGHAEVFLHPAERGRAPGDPVAPPWTDAIFTGLALHEGSIDGLELAPGVTITGLPGHTAGSLGLTVETADGTALLTGDAVPSSRALRAGRATTAASEEAAAASIELVRSRADVVYPGHDRPFTIEAGLPGRYLFPRVDLEVLAPDPLTDDPPAPS, from the coding sequence TTGACTGATCCCGCGCCCGTCGTCGAACCGCTGCTGCTCGGCTACGGCCTCTCGTCCGACCAGGGCAGCATCGGGTTCTGCGGCGTCTACCTCGTGCAGTCGCCGCGGCGCCGCATCCTGTTCGACTGCGGTCACGCGGGCCGCCGCCGCGCGCTGCACCGGGCGCTGGCCCGCCACGGGCTCGGCGTGCGCGACGTCGACACGCTGGTGCTCTCCCACGCCCACTACGACCACGTGCAGAACGCCGACCTCTTCGGCCACGCCGAGGTGTTCCTGCACCCGGCCGAACGCGGGCGCGCGCCCGGCGACCCGGTGGCTCCTCCGTGGACGGACGCGATCTTCACCGGACTGGCACTGCACGAAGGCAGCATCGACGGGCTCGAGCTGGCGCCCGGCGTCACGATCACCGGGCTGCCCGGCCACACCGCGGGTTCGCTCGGCCTCACCGTCGAGACCGCCGACGGCACGGCGCTGCTCACCGGCGACGCCGTCCCCTCCTCCCGCGCCCTGCGTGCCGGCCGCGCCACCACAGCGGCGAGCGAGGAAGCGGCCGCCGCGTCGATCGAGCTCGTGCGGAGCCGGGCCGACGTGGTGTACCCCGGCCACGACCGGCCGTTCACGATCGAGGCCGGGCTGCCCGGCCGGTACCTGTTCCCGCGCGTGGACCTCGAGGTGCTCGCGCCCGACCCGCTGACCGACGACCCGCCCGCGCCGTCTTGA
- a CDS encoding aconitate hydratase codes for MSTAPNTAAPNTPAPNTAATSGPDSFGSLARLDLGGERYRVHRLDAVPDSERLPLSHKILLENLLRHEDGHTVTAEHITALVHGGSDAAHDVVAFSPSRVFLHDTNGVPVLTDLAALRDAVAAAGGDPRSVRPRIPSHLTVDHSVATEVSGRADALRRNVEIEYTRNAERYRFLKWGETLDGVHVVPPGTGIMHQINLEYLASVVERRDGWAFPDTCAGTDSHTTMVNALGVLAWGVGGVEAEVALLGQPLSMLVPPVVGVELTGELGPGVTATDLVLTVVETLRAHGVVGKFVEFTGDAVARIPLAHRATISNMCPEFGATAAMFPIDAATTGYLRLTGRTPDHVASVEKYAKEQLLWHDPSADLRYDERLRIDLSTVTASLAGPRRPQDRVPLAAVPANATAAIEHVRSSRGEAPSPEPPHHQEPDSVDATHQRDRAGFRMGRSDRPPADPTAQSGSRLKGDLARPGGAGAKKHSDGDSTVGPGGAAADGAIAIAAITSCTNTSNPHVMVAAGLLARNARARGLTAKPWVKTSLAPGSKTVTEYLARAGLTGPLDELGFQLVGYGCMTCIGNSGPLLPSAAEAVAERGAVVASVLSGNRNFDGRINNDVSLNYLASPPLVVAYALAGSVKHDLTSEPLGVDADGQPVLLADLWPDDAEIDEVVRAHLTPELFREAYADVFGGDEHWAGVPESDGHHFAWEPDSTYLRRPPFLDEVTETVAAPTDVTGARTLLLLGDSVTTDHISPAGRIPAASSAGRYLTALGETDLNTYASRRGNFEVMVRGGFANPRLANLLAPDAGGGVTPDFTRDGALVPIHEASQSYAAAGVPLIVIAGQEYGTGSSRDWAAKTTALLKVKAVLAQSFERIHRSNLVALGVLPLQFLDGDSAASLGLDGTEEFDLTGIADVVEDPARPLTVRVRPAGRPAFEFSVRARLDTPREATYYANGGVLPYVHRLILRGELD; via the coding sequence TTGAGCACAGCGCCGAATACCGCCGCGCCGAACACCCCGGCGCCGAACACCGCAGCCACCTCAGGACCCGACAGCTTCGGCAGCCTCGCCCGCCTCGACCTCGGTGGCGAGCGCTATCGGGTGCACCGCCTCGACGCCGTCCCCGACTCCGAGCGGCTGCCCCTGAGCCACAAGATCCTGCTGGAGAACCTGCTGCGCCACGAAGACGGCCACACCGTCACGGCCGAGCACATCACGGCTCTGGTGCACGGCGGGTCCGACGCGGCCCACGACGTCGTCGCCTTCTCCCCGTCGCGGGTGTTCCTGCACGACACCAACGGCGTGCCCGTGCTCACGGACCTGGCCGCGCTGCGCGACGCCGTCGCCGCGGCCGGGGGCGATCCCCGCAGCGTGCGCCCGCGGATCCCGAGCCACCTGACCGTGGACCACTCCGTGGCCACGGAGGTCTCCGGCCGGGCCGACGCCCTGCGCCGCAACGTCGAGATCGAGTACACCCGCAACGCCGAGCGCTACCGCTTCCTCAAGTGGGGCGAGACGCTCGACGGCGTGCACGTGGTGCCGCCCGGCACCGGGATCATGCACCAGATCAACCTCGAGTACCTCGCGAGCGTGGTGGAACGCCGCGACGGCTGGGCGTTTCCGGACACCTGCGCCGGCACCGACTCGCACACGACGATGGTCAACGCGCTGGGTGTGCTGGCGTGGGGTGTCGGTGGCGTCGAGGCGGAAGTGGCGCTGCTGGGCCAGCCGTTGAGCATGCTGGTGCCGCCCGTGGTCGGCGTGGAGCTCACGGGTGAGCTCGGCCCCGGCGTCACCGCGACCGACCTCGTCCTCACGGTCGTGGAAACCCTGCGCGCGCACGGCGTGGTCGGGAAGTTCGTGGAGTTCACCGGCGACGCCGTGGCGCGCATCCCGCTCGCGCACCGCGCGACGATCTCCAACATGTGCCCCGAGTTCGGCGCCACCGCGGCGATGTTCCCCATCGACGCCGCGACGACCGGCTACCTGCGCCTCACCGGCCGCACGCCGGACCACGTCGCCTCCGTGGAGAAGTACGCGAAGGAACAGCTCCTCTGGCACGATCCTTCGGCGGACTTGCGTTACGACGAGCGCCTGCGGATCGACCTCTCCACTGTGACGGCTTCCCTCGCCGGCCCCCGCCGGCCCCAGGACCGCGTGCCGCTCGCCGCCGTGCCGGCCAACGCCACGGCCGCAATCGAGCACGTGCGCTCCTCGCGCGGTGAAGCACCGTCCCCCGAGCCACCCCACCATCAAGAACCCGACTCCGTCGACGCGACCCACCAGCGAGATCGCGCCGGCTTCCGGATGGGGCGGTCCGATCGGCCCCCGGCCGATCCGACTGCCCAATCCGGAAGCCGGCTCAAAGGCGATCTCGCACGCCCCGGCGGAGCCGGGGCCAAAAAACACAGCGATGGCGATAGCACCGTAGGGCCCGGCGGAGCCGCGGCTGACGGTGCGATAGCCATTGCAGCGATCACCTCGTGTACCAACACCTCCAACCCGCATGTGATGGTCGCCGCGGGTCTGCTCGCGCGCAACGCCCGCGCGCGGGGCCTCACCGCGAAGCCGTGGGTGAAGACGAGCCTCGCGCCGGGTTCGAAGACCGTCACCGAGTACCTGGCGCGCGCCGGGCTGACCGGGCCGCTCGACGAGCTGGGCTTCCAGCTCGTGGGCTACGGCTGCATGACGTGCATCGGCAACTCCGGCCCGTTGCTGCCCAGCGCCGCCGAAGCGGTGGCCGAGCGCGGCGCCGTGGTGGCGTCGGTGCTGTCGGGCAACCGGAACTTCGACGGCCGCATCAACAACGACGTCTCCCTCAACTACCTCGCCTCTCCCCCGCTCGTCGTCGCCTACGCGCTGGCCGGTTCGGTCAAGCACGACCTGACCAGCGAGCCGCTGGGGGTCGACGCCGACGGCCAGCCCGTGCTGCTCGCGGACCTGTGGCCGGACGACGCCGAGATCGACGAGGTCGTGCGCGCGCACCTCACGCCCGAGCTGTTCCGCGAGGCCTACGCCGACGTGTTCGGCGGCGACGAGCACTGGGCCGGCGTGCCCGAGTCCGACGGCCACCACTTCGCGTGGGAGCCGGACTCGACGTACCTGCGCCGCCCGCCGTTCCTCGACGAGGTCACCGAAACCGTCGCCGCGCCAACCGACGTGACCGGCGCGCGCACGCTGTTGCTGCTGGGCGACTCCGTGACCACCGACCACATCAGCCCCGCCGGCCGCATCCCCGCGGCGAGCAGCGCCGGGCGTTACCTCACGGCGCTGGGCGAGACCGACCTCAACACCTACGCCTCACGCCGCGGCAACTTCGAGGTGATGGTGCGCGGCGGGTTCGCCAACCCGCGGCTGGCCAACCTGCTCGCCCCGGACGCCGGCGGCGGCGTCACCCCCGACTTCACGCGCGACGGCGCGCTGGTGCCCATCCACGAGGCTTCCCAGTCCTACGCCGCGGCCGGCGTGCCGTTGATCGTGATCGCCGGCCAGGAGTACGGCACGGGTTCGTCGCGCGACTGGGCGGCGAAGACGACCGCGCTGCTGAAGGTGAAAGCCGTGCTGGCGCAGTCGTTCGAGCGGATCCACCGGTCCAACCTCGTGGCGCTCGGCGTGCTGCCGCTGCAGTTCCTCGACGGCGACAGCGCGGCCTCGCTCGGGCTCGACGGCACGGAGGAGTTCGACCTCACCGGGATCGCCGACGTCGTCGAGGATCCGGCGCGGCCGCTGACGGTGCGCGTGCGCCCGGCGGGCCGACCGGCGTTCGAGTTCTCCGTGCGCGCCCGGCTCGACACCCCGCGCGAAGCCACCTACTACGCGAACGGCGGGGTGCTGCCGTACGTCCACCGCCTGATCCTGCGAGGTGAGCTTGACTGA
- a CDS encoding threonine/serine dehydratase, translating to MPTLFDRILDAHQGIRPQVPVSTLERSRLLSDELECDVWLKTEHLMPTGSFKVRGSANKIRVLGESAKRTGVITASTGNHGQGVARAGNLAGVGVTVYVASYTTPAKIAAIRAMGAELVVVEGGALDAEQEARRQAERLGKPYVAPYNDLDTVAGQGTLGVELAEQAPDLDAVFICTGGGGLIGGTGTALKQLSPRTKVVGVWPEASTCMLDSLKAGEIIETPEFPTLSDGSAGAVEPGSVTFGICQEVIDETVTVTEPEIARAMRKIAEGERWIVEGAAGVAVAGLIRTAEQYRGKKVAVVLCGRNVALETFLGAMALAQE from the coding sequence GTGCCCACCCTCTTCGACCGCATTCTCGACGCGCACCAGGGCATCCGCCCGCAGGTGCCGGTGAGCACGCTCGAACGCAGCCGGCTGCTGTCGGACGAGCTCGAGTGCGATGTGTGGCTCAAGACCGAGCACCTCATGCCCACCGGTTCGTTCAAGGTGCGCGGGTCGGCCAACAAGATCCGCGTGCTCGGCGAGAGCGCGAAGCGGACCGGTGTGATCACCGCGTCGACCGGCAACCACGGCCAGGGCGTGGCCCGCGCCGGCAACCTCGCCGGGGTCGGGGTCACCGTGTATGTCGCCTCCTACACCACGCCGGCCAAGATCGCCGCGATCCGGGCGATGGGGGCCGAGCTCGTGGTGGTCGAGGGCGGTGCGCTCGACGCCGAGCAGGAGGCGCGCCGGCAGGCGGAGCGCCTCGGCAAGCCGTACGTGGCGCCCTACAACGACCTCGACACCGTCGCGGGCCAGGGCACGCTCGGCGTCGAGCTGGCCGAGCAGGCGCCCGACCTCGACGCCGTGTTCATCTGCACCGGGGGCGGTGGCCTGATCGGCGGCACGGGCACGGCGCTGAAGCAGCTGAGCCCGCGGACGAAGGTCGTCGGCGTGTGGCCCGAGGCCTCCACCTGCATGCTCGACTCGCTGAAGGCCGGCGAGATCATCGAGACGCCGGAGTTCCCCACGCTGTCCGACGGCTCGGCCGGCGCGGTGGAGCCTGGCTCCGTCACGTTCGGAATCTGCCAGGAAGTGATCGACGAGACGGTCACGGTCACCGAGCCGGAGATCGCCCGTGCCATGCGGAAGATCGCCGAGGGGGAGCGCTGGATCGTCGAAGGCGCCGCCGGTGTCGCGGTCGCGGGTCTGATCCGCACGGCCGAGCAGTACCGGGGCAAAAAGGTCGCGGTCGTCCTTTGTGGACGGAATGTGGCGCTCGAGACGTTCCTGGGCGCGATGGCTCTCGCGCAGGAGTGA